A stretch of Candidatus Brocadiaceae bacterium DNA encodes these proteins:
- a CDS encoding serine/threonine protein kinase — MDNVPKIEDVISVKPEIDSLQYIDKGGFKVVFKGDISGKEEAIKLIYLPSGDEEFEKRTEITARVKREFDALQQCKTDHLVKLGTMPLELITIKDIDYLIYSEEFIHGESLKARVQNNYLPDFNELKRLTTCLMESLVELNNLNLIHRDIKPGNVMATRDFGRSFVLLDLGIAFKIRGTDLTVRGGGPIGTLRYIAPELFRPDYKDVLDIRSDIYSAGVTIFKYASGFHPLLRADENIGSTIYRILKMQPDKLFSRRSDIPEQFCKMIDRCIKKMPALRFSNPKAV; from the coding sequence ATGGATAATGTACCAAAGATTGAAGATGTCATTTCTGTTAAGCCAGAAATAGATTCTCTCCAGTACATTGATAAGGGAGGCTTCAAAGTTGTCTTTAAAGGAGATATTTCTGGAAAAGAGGAAGCAATTAAACTGATATATCTGCCTTCAGGAGATGAGGAATTCGAGAAAAGAACTGAGATTACTGCACGTGTAAAACGGGAATTCGATGCGTTACAACAATGCAAAACTGACCACCTTGTGAAACTTGGTACAATGCCTCTGGAGTTAATCACCATAAAAGATATTGATTATCTTATTTATAGTGAAGAATTTATTCATGGAGAATCACTTAAGGCTAGGGTTCAAAACAACTATCTGCCGGATTTCAATGAACTGAAGCGATTGACGACCTGTTTAATGGAGAGCCTTGTAGAACTCAATAATTTAAACCTTATTCATCGGGATATTAAACCTGGAAATGTTATGGCTACTCGTGATTTTGGAAGATCGTTTGTACTGCTGGATCTTGGAATAGCATTTAAAATTAGGGGAACAGATCTCACCGTGCGTGGCGGTGGTCCAATAGGGACATTACGATATATTGCGCCTGAATTATTTCGACCTGATTATAAAGATGTGCTCGATATTCGTTCTGATATTTATTCCGCGGGTGTAACAATATTTAAATATGCATCAGGGTTTCATCCTTTATTGAGGGCGGATGAAAATATTGGAAGTACAATTTATCGAATTCTTAAGATGCAACCAGATAAACTTTTTTCTAGGCGTTCGGACATACCGGAACAGTTTTGCAAGATGATTGACCGGTGCATTAAAAAAATGCCTGCGTTACGATTCTCGAACCCAAAAGCTGTTTAA
- a CDS encoding type I restriction-modification system subunit M: MLRGPYKRNEYRKVILPLTVLRRFDCVLAPTKEKVLARFNELKGKSENIIRPECAFNYMLANPPFGVEWKQQQRFIEKERNTLGYEGRFGVGLPRINDGALLFLQHMISKMNRPEDGGSRIAIVFNGSPLFTGDAGQGESEIRRWIIENDWLEAIVALPEQLFYNTGISTYVRVVTNHKEKRRRGKVQLIDAREFYKDMKKSLGKKRREIGNGEDGKPDQIAEITKIYDRFKHNDKHRIKTGDGNHKEIIVSKVFDNEDFGYHKITVEQPLRLDFQANKERIVRLEEEAGFTGLVKPKKKKEDERLREIEAGKKRQEVIRKLLQKMDNTKCYKDRREFLRDLRELDRKHDVRLTATELKAVVNALSERDDTAEICTDKHGNPEPDTQLRDTENIPLNETIEAYFAREVKPYVPDAWIDYDKTRVGYEIPLTRHFYVYEPPRRLEEIEKDIQAIEGDILKLFKDITR, encoded by the coding sequence TTGCTGAGAGGGCCATATAAACGGAATGAATACCGAAAGGTCATCCTCCCTCTAACGGTTTTAAGACGTTTTGACTGTGTGCTTGCCCCTACAAAGGAAAAGGTATTAGCGCGATTTAACGAGCTCAAAGGCAAGTCGGAAAATATCATCCGACCCGAATGTGCGTTTAATTACATGCTTGCCAATCCTCCCTTCGGGGTTGAGTGGAAACAGCAACAGCGTTTTATTGAAAAAGAGCGTAATACCCTTGGGTATGAGGGTCGCTTTGGCGTGGGTCTTCCGCGTATCAATGACGGCGCTTTACTCTTCCTGCAGCACATGATCTCAAAGATGAACCGCCCCGAAGACGGCGGTTCGCGCATCGCCATTGTCTTTAACGGCTCACCGCTTTTCACGGGTGACGCAGGACAGGGCGAGTCGGAAATCAGGAGGTGGATTATCGAAAATGACTGGCTTGAGGCCATCGTTGCCCTGCCGGAACAGCTTTTCTACAATACCGGCATATCAACCTATGTACGGGTGGTTACAAACCACAAGGAAAAGAGGCGGAGAGGCAAGGTACAGCTTATTGACGCACGTGAGTTTTACAAAGATATGAAGAAGAGCCTGGGGAAAAAACGCAGGGAGATCGGTAACGGAGAAGACGGGAAGCCAGATCAGATTGCTGAAATTACAAAAATATACGACAGGTTTAAACATAACGATAAACATAGGATAAAAACTGGGGATGGGAACCATAAGGAGATTATTGTCAGCAAGGTATTTGATAACGAGGACTTCGGATATCACAAAATAACCGTTGAACAACCTTTGCGCCTCGATTTCCAGGCAAACAAAGAACGTATTGTCCGCCTGGAGGAAGAAGCCGGATTTACCGGTCTCGTAAAGCCGAAAAAGAAAAAGGAGGATGAACGGCTCAGGGAGATTGAGGCAGGAAAAAAACGGCAGGAAGTCATCCGGAAATTATTGCAGAAAATGGATAACACAAAATGCTACAAAGACCGCAGGGAATTTTTACGTGATTTACGCGAACTGGACAGAAAGCACGATGTACGTCTGACCGCCACCGAGCTGAAAGCGGTGGTAAACGCCCTTTCCGAACGGGATGATACCGCTGAAATCTGCACGGATAAGCATGGTAATCCCGAGCCGGACACGCAACTGCGCGACACAGAGAATATCCCGCTCAATGAGACGATTGAGGCATATTTTGCACGTGAGGTAAAACCCTATGTGCCGGATGCGTGGATTGATTACGATAAGACAAGGGTCGGTTATGAAATCCCCTTGACGAGACACTTTTACGTCTACGAACCTCCGAGGAGACTGGAAGAGATTGAGAAAGATATTCAGGCCATTGAAGGAGATATTTTGAAACTGTTTAAGGATATAACACGGTGA
- the purM gene encoding phosphoribosylformylglycinamidine cyclo-ligase — MTEKQKKRLSYKDAGVDIDTKGKFTTDIYAKMKTTFRPQVIENPGGFGGLFSFDSRLKRLKHPVLVSSTDGVGTKLKIAFMMRKHDTIGIDLVAMCVNDIVVLGAEPLFFLDYLASSQIMPEVLQEVMDGIAEGCRQSGCSLIGGETPEMPGFYHKGEYDVAGFVVGVVDKKDIISGKTIIPGDVVVGLRSNGIHSNGYSLVRHVVFNTKKMKIHQSLKKYGLSTTLGEALLQPTRIYVKPVLSMLQKQKTKKAIKGMAHITGGGLVENIPRILPEGYAVSLEKNLWDLPPIFSVIQDMGNISDQEMYRVFNMGIGLVMIVSRSEVNTVLRDLHRAKEPGAVIGEVVKGNGTVTIR, encoded by the coding sequence ATGACAGAAAAGCAGAAAAAAAGACTCTCCTACAAGGATGCAGGCGTTGATATTGATACGAAAGGCAAATTTACAACGGACATCTATGCAAAAATGAAAACGACCTTTCGCCCCCAGGTGATAGAAAATCCCGGCGGATTTGGCGGTCTCTTTTCCTTTGACTCACGTTTGAAACGGTTGAAACACCCCGTGCTTGTGTCTTCCACGGATGGTGTCGGCACAAAGCTGAAAATTGCCTTTATGATGCGGAAGCACGATACGATCGGTATCGACCTTGTCGCCATGTGCGTGAATGACATTGTCGTGTTGGGGGCAGAACCCTTATTTTTCCTTGATTATCTGGCAAGCAGCCAAATTATGCCTGAGGTGCTTCAGGAAGTAATGGACGGTATTGCGGAAGGATGTCGTCAGTCCGGCTGTTCCCTGATAGGGGGTGAAACCCCGGAAATGCCCGGATTTTACCACAAAGGGGAATATGATGTCGCCGGTTTTGTTGTCGGCGTCGTTGATAAAAAAGACATTATTAGCGGAAAGACCATTATACCGGGCGACGTTGTTGTCGGACTGCGGTCTAATGGTATTCACAGCAACGGATATTCCCTTGTCAGGCATGTCGTCTTCAATACGAAAAAGATGAAGATACACCAGAGTCTCAAAAAGTATGGTTTATCCACCACCCTCGGTGAAGCACTCTTACAACCGACCAGGATTTATGTAAAACCCGTCCTTTCCATGTTACAGAAACAGAAGACAAAAAAGGCCATTAAGGGAATGGCCCATATTACCGGCGGAGGGCTTGTCGAAAACATCCCCCGTATTCTCCCGGAGGGATACGCCGTTTCACTGGAGAAGAACCTCTGGGACCTCCCCCCGATATTTTCCGTCATTCAGGATATGGGGAACATTTCCGACCAGGAAATGTACCGTGTATTCAATATGGGTATCGGACTCGTGATGATTGTGTCAAGGTCGGAAGTAAACACTGTTTTGCGCGATCTGCACCGCGCAAAGGAACCCGGCGCCGTGATCGGTGAGGTCGTAAAGGGTAATGGGACGGTAACGATCCGATAA
- a CDS encoding glycosyltransferase family 2 protein → MKFSILVPAYNEEHSISTCLNSLCNLTNDSKEIIVIDDASTDQTPQIVENFSGKNVILIKREKNGGRAAALNSGLEQAKGDIIITTDADTIVPANWLQLFATHFQSQDVVAAGGAYQAQNKTNPLVHATSILDQILNGMFKKSLIPNKLSGVNSAIRKKALLDIGGFNEDAWWSEDSEAAWKLQRIGKIIYDPENIVHTLYPETWAGIWNRKYYWGYAMGLKFRERLPFNLKLWIRPLLFMTFFISFVASFLTAPYDLSLFLIPFLIFLLVFSSLTIFSVPFGTIIMLKNKEPNKVKTLSALAVLPLIREFAYVYGMGFGFLKGKSSAISPSWKRKTD, encoded by the coding sequence ATGAAGTTTTCCATTCTTGTCCCTGCATACAACGAAGAGCATTCCATTTCAACCTGTCTGAATTCCCTGTGCAATCTGACAAATGACAGCAAAGAAATTATTGTTATCGATGATGCATCGACTGATCAAACGCCTCAAATAGTTGAAAATTTCTCGGGCAAAAATGTCATATTAATTAAAAGAGAAAAAAATGGTGGAAGGGCGGCAGCCTTGAATTCAGGATTAGAACAGGCAAAGGGTGATATTATCATCACTACGGACGCGGATACCATAGTCCCGGCAAATTGGTTACAACTGTTCGCAACACACTTTCAAAGTCAAGATGTAGTTGCGGCAGGAGGCGCTTATCAGGCCCAGAACAAAACGAATCCACTTGTTCATGCCACAAGTATTCTGGATCAGATTTTAAATGGCATGTTTAAGAAATCTTTGATTCCGAATAAGCTGTCCGGTGTAAATTCTGCAATACGCAAAAAAGCGCTTCTCGACATCGGCGGTTTTAATGAAGATGCATGGTGGAGTGAGGACTCAGAAGCTGCCTGGAAATTACAAAGGATTGGCAAAATTATTTATGATCCCGAAAATATCGTTCATACACTCTATCCGGAGACATGGGCCGGCATATGGAACAGGAAATACTACTGGGGCTACGCAATGGGTTTGAAATTCAGAGAACGCCTGCCATTTAATTTGAAACTCTGGATACGCCCCTTGTTATTTATGACCTTTTTTATTAGTTTTGTAGCATCTTTTTTAACCGCACCATACGATCTTTCCCTTTTTTTAATACCGTTCCTCATCTTTCTGTTAGTTTTCAGTTCATTAACGATTTTTTCTGTCCCATTCGGTACAATCATCATGCTGAAGAATAAAGAGCCTAACAAGGTAAAAACATTATCTGCACTAGCAGTCTTGCCACTTATACGTGAATTTGCCTATGTGTATGGAATGGGTTTTGGTTTCCTGAAAGGCAAGTCATCCGCTATCAGCCCTTCTTGGAAAAGAAAAACAGATTAA
- a CDS encoding B12-binding domain-containing radical SAM protein has protein sequence MKITFLVPPPIDGNIPERVAGCAYLLYYVPNIFLLSAAALLEKEGYEVKYIESTIKKWGMGQFQAFLKEDLSDVYCFYSVNLSQETDTQALNTIRTIRGNVPVVFFGPAPSDRPAEFLLDENSYVVRGEPEYTMLELVKSLETRQKIQGIKSVSFKENGIPVHNYNRDPIEDLDALPFPARHLLDDREVYYNPKLGKRPFTAICTSRGCSYRCIYCVPSSLSFSRELEYKHQFGKKPPVRKRSPENIIEEFIVLKQQGYKAVNIQDDQFVWGEERTVKICEGIKDLDIIWGCSARADHLNETIVKAMADANCKFIDLGVESFNQEILDYVKKDIDVRKNEEAIRIVKKYGISAKINIMFGASPLETKATIKKNKKAVKRLKVDQVMYNIANPFPGTEFYTIAKEQNLFVYGDYKPVNVAKEANIAYPHLDKRALENAVRRANFEFFLTPRFILKNIRRIGSLDSLKAMFRKLF, from the coding sequence ATGAAGATTACTTTTCTGGTACCACCCCCTATTGACGGCAATATACCTGAAAGGGTTGCCGGGTGCGCTTATTTACTGTACTACGTACCAAATATTTTTCTTCTCAGTGCGGCTGCCCTATTGGAAAAAGAGGGCTACGAAGTCAAATACATCGAATCCACCATTAAAAAATGGGGGATGGGACAGTTTCAAGCCTTTTTAAAAGAAGATTTAAGCGATGTCTATTGTTTTTATTCCGTGAATCTTTCACAGGAAACTGATACTCAGGCGCTCAATACTATTCGTACTATACGAGGGAATGTACCTGTTGTTTTTTTTGGCCCAGCGCCCTCCGACAGACCTGCTGAATTTTTACTTGATGAAAATTCCTATGTGGTACGAGGCGAACCGGAATATACCATGCTTGAACTGGTAAAATCCCTTGAAACAAGACAGAAAATCCAGGGCATTAAAAGTGTCTCTTTTAAAGAAAACGGCATACCTGTTCATAATTACAACAGAGATCCGATAGAAGATCTGGATGCATTACCCTTCCCGGCAAGACATCTTCTTGATGATCGGGAAGTTTATTACAACCCAAAATTGGGGAAACGACCATTTACCGCTATTTGCACCTCCAGAGGGTGCTCCTACCGCTGTATTTACTGTGTTCCATCTTCTCTGAGTTTTTCAAGAGAACTTGAGTACAAACACCAATTCGGCAAGAAGCCGCCGGTAAGAAAAAGATCCCCGGAAAATATTATTGAGGAATTTATCGTATTAAAACAACAAGGCTATAAGGCAGTAAATATTCAGGACGATCAGTTTGTATGGGGAGAAGAGAGAACGGTCAAAATCTGTGAAGGGATAAAAGACCTGGATATCATATGGGGTTGCTCCGCACGCGCAGACCACCTGAATGAAACCATCGTGAAGGCCATGGCAGACGCAAACTGCAAATTTATAGACCTTGGCGTTGAATCGTTCAACCAGGAAATCCTGGATTATGTAAAAAAGGATATCGATGTCAGGAAAAATGAAGAGGCCATCAGGATAGTAAAAAAATATGGTATTTCAGCAAAAATCAACATAATGTTCGGCGCATCACCACTGGAAACCAAAGCCACTATAAAAAAGAATAAAAAGGCTGTGAAACGTTTGAAGGTAGACCAGGTAATGTATAATATTGCCAACCCATTTCCAGGCACAGAATTTTATACCATAGCAAAAGAGCAAAACCTCTTCGTATATGGAGACTACAAACCTGTGAACGTTGCAAAGGAGGCAAATATTGCGTATCCCCATCTTGACAAAAGAGCGCTGGAAAATGCTGTCAGACGTGCTAATTTCGAATTCTTTCTAACACCTCGTTTCATCCTGAAAAATATCCGTCGGATCGGCTCTCTGGATTCATTAAAGGCCATGTTCAGGAAACTTTTTTAA